The Anopheles merus strain MAF chromosome 2L, AmerM5.1, whole genome shotgun sequence genome has a segment encoding these proteins:
- the LOC121594362 gene encoding uncharacterized protein LOC121594362, whose amino-acid sequence MENAKRPRFIVQMKNGKAVLLPINQASSTPPVEINSYHHLHPDVLEDLSSCSDKTQTYEEHNENFIQTPSTSRQHLQKNPLPKQKSCSTQTNRQPEGDYLWNEIINKLDLIQQEQRQQAEISNKRIAALEGQIKLMRSEFNIVSDKLIPRPGFVAVSSFEWEPLANKKDLDTLEKRLSEPEFRKNFNDYLETRLPSDCSEERMHAAMDIIFTKELVTQITWTGISRPIEKICFFEYKNIIRQFKDIGTYGGVTPSDKAIKGFFQNKFKHGGQRLNLVGLVRTSHHRR is encoded by the exons ATGGAAAA CGCAAAACGTCCGAGGTTCATcgttcaaatgaaaaatgggAAGGCTGTATTGTTACCGATCAATCAAGCAT CCTCTACTCCGCCAGTTGAAATAAACTCCTATCATCATTTACATCCGGATGTTTTGGAAGATTTATCCTCGTGCTCagataaaacacaaacatacgaAGAACATAACGAAAATTTCATCCAAACACCGAGCACCTCACGACAACACTTGCAAAAAA ACCCACTTCCGAAGCAAAAATCCTGTTCAACACAAACCAATAGACAACCTGAAGGAGATTATTTATGGAACGAAATTATCAACAAACTGGACTTAATACAACAGGAGCAAAGACAGCAAGCAGAGATATCAAACAAGAGAATAGCAGCTTTGGAAGGACAAATCAAATTGATGCGCTCAGAATTCAACATTGTCTCTGACAAATTGATTCCTCGTCCAGGGTTTGTGGCTGTGTCGAGTTTTGAGTGGGAACCactagcaaacaaaaaagatctGGACACGCTTGAAAAAAGATTGTCGGAACCTGAGTTTAGAAAGAATTTCAATGACTATTTAGAAACTCGTCTACCATCAGATTGTTCAGAAGAAAGGATGCATGCGGCTATGGACATAATATTTACAAAGGAGCTAGTGACTCAAATCACGTGGACGGGCATAAGTCGTCCCattgaaaaaatatgctttttcgaatacaaaaatataattagGCAATTTAAAGACATAGGAACATACGGAGGTGTTACACCATCTGATAAAGCAATCAAAGgatttttccaaaacaaattcAAGCATGGTGGTCAAAGGCTAAACTTAGTTGGATTAGTTAGAACTTCTCATCATCGACGCTAG
- the LOC121593183 gene encoding uncharacterized protein LOC121593183 → MNKSFSKRIKYNSYLYRHRDRLEHENQIDDGAGPSGTSNVAEQGMNSSQGSDALAQDNIVGETFYEGEAAYLSEADDDVIDYLMESSDDDIDPAASDDPFSAEDALRQWAISTNQTYDSIAQVMDIVRKVSSCNLPKDARTLLKINRNISADILTVEGGQYWYYGVQKCLTNKLSYTSLNSDTTLLLNVSIDGLPIFKSNNLQFWPILINIHNMPEIPVMIVSIYSGTKKPSIEYFLKQFIEEINLLTSNGVQINGVRVDVVVRAIIADSPARAFIKGVANFNSFDGCLKCTTKGVKMQGRTTFLDCSAPKRTDRHFRKRKYGGHHKLNSPLLLLNNFDLVKQIIVCDQLHLIDLGVTKRILIGLLFGKFGFKKKLSFAEITTISGMLMTIQLPIEIHRKFRSLHDVNHWKGSEFSSFLYYASFSVLKNIMSDEQHKHYMLYFCSITLFSSNIYKEHWPLANNLITLFVKKYVDVYGPQFISSNVHNLTHIFEEVDEFGPLRTLSSYIFENALQHIKNLLRNGWKSLEQVINRIAEQEAYYVHKKDDISSYPSIKQRGNITTLHVRKGFCLKPGHRDGWFLTKSGNVCQYINVVAQENVTSLKIIARKLSNSTHCFDYPFTSKLINMHRGNLRSFEETEVQIDLQDVKCKLVAVPLPKDNEFDFVPLVHTLIE, encoded by the exons ATGAATAAAAGTTTCTCGAAGCGTATCAAATATAATTCTTACTTGTATCGCCACCGTGATCGTTTGGAACATGAAAACCAGATAGATGACGGTGCCGGCCCTAGTGGAACTTCCAATG TAGCTGAACAAGGTATGAATTCTTCACAAGGCAGTGATGCACTTGCACAGGATAATATCGTCGGTGAAACTTTCTACGAAGGGGAAGCTGCTTATCTATCAgaagctgatgatgatgtaatCGACTATTTAATGGAAAGTTCGGATGATGATATAGATCCAGCAGCATCAGATGACCCATTCTCTGCTGAAGATGCTTTGCGTCAATGGGCAATATCCACAAACCAAACATACGACTCGATTGCCCAAGTGATGGATATAGTTCGAAAAGTGAGTTCCTGTAACCTACCTAAAGACGCTAGAACCCTActaaaaatcaatcgaaataTTTCGGCTGATATCCTGACGGTAGAAGGTGGTCAGTACTGGTATTATGGAGTGCAGAAATGTCTCACGAACAAGCTAAG TTATACATCTCTGAATTCGGACACCACACTCTTGCTTAATGTATCCATCGATGGTTTACCGATATTTAAAAGCAATAATTTACAATTCTGGCcgattttaataaatattcataACATGCCAGAAATTCCTGTTATGATTGTTTCAATTTACAGCGGAACAAAGAAACCTAGCatcgaatattttttaaagcagtTCATCGAAGAAATAAACCTATTAACTAGCAATGGGGTACAAATCAACGGCGTGAGAGTTGATGTAGTGGTACGCGCCATAATTGCCGATTCACCAGCACGGGCGTTTataaaag GTGTCGCCAACTTCAATTCATTTGATGGTTGTTTGAAATGCACTACCAAAGGTGTCAAAATGCAAGGAAGAACAACTTTCCTTGATTGTAGCGCACCAAAAAGAACCGATAGACATTTTAGAAAGCGGAAGTATGGTGGTCATCATAAACTTAACTCGCCACTACttttgttaaataattttGATCTTGTGAAGCAAATAATAGTTTGTGATCAACTACATTTGATAGATCTTGGTGTCACCAAACGGATATTGATCGGCTTGTTGTTTGGTAAATttgggtttaaaaaaaaattgtcgtTTGCTGAAATAACGACAATATCTGGTATGCTAATGACAATCCAATTGCCAATAGAAATCCATAGAAAATTTCGATCGTTACACGATGTGAATCACTGGAAAGGCTCAgagttttcatcatttttatacTATGCAAGTTTTTcggtgttgaaaaacatcatgAGTGATGAACAGCACAAACATTATATGTTGTATTTCTGTAGTATAACATTATTCTCCTCGAACATCTACAAAGAACATTGGCCGCTTgctaataatttaattactcTTTTTGTAAAAAAGTATGTTGATGTTTACGGACCACAGTTTATCTCGAGCAACGTTCACAATCTTACACACATATTCGAAGAAGTAGATGAATTTGGTCCACTGCGGACGTTATCTTCTTATATATTCGAAAATGCTCTACAACACATAAAAAATTTGTTGCGTAACGGATGGAAGAGTTTGGAACAAGTTATTAATAGAATTGCAGAACAAGAAGCGTATTATGTCCATAAAAAAGATGATATTTCAAGTTATCCATCTATTAAACAGAGAGGTAACATTACCACTCTCCATGTTCGCAAAGGATTTTGCTTGAAACCTGGACACCGAGATGGGTGGTTTTTAACCAAATCTGGAAATGTTTGCCAGTACATTAATGTAGTTGCACAGGAAAATGTAACAAGCCTAAAAATAATCGCCAGAAAATTAAGCAACTCTACTCATTGCTTTGATTATCCCTTTACATCTAAGCTGATTAATATGCACCGTGGAAATCTCCGTAGCTTTGAGGAAACAGAAGTACAAATTGATTTACAAGATGTGAAATGTAAATTGGTAGCTGTTCCTCTCCCAAAAGACAACGAATTCGATTTTGTTCCGTTAGTTCATACGTTAATTGAATAA
- the LOC121592919 gene encoding uncharacterized protein LOC121592919, translating into MFVADSSARCFAKATISYVGRNSCLKCTCEGTQVGRKIVFEDADAQLRTDLGFRGREDQKHHKAWKSPLEDIDELDMIKDIIIADGLHVRDLGVSKKIATGIFNHTFARFGKWTDTQKETVSSFLMKIQLPGEIQRRFRHIKFSGFWKGTEYRSFLFYASVIIYKDFMWEEAFQHWLLYFCAHTIFATKTHKHFWPQAKMMFKEFLKGFANIYGREHITSNVHNLIHIYDDCDWFGSMQEISTYDFENHLQLLKHLMRSGNRCTEQVITRSREIETLKKATNIVPPKFPTLIGTGSGLRLRCDFYPMMGFRNAWFLTTDNHVVEFLSAKEVSNSYFTIEGSQFESNEELFNVRKTVDNFPIQLSSSDIFIYKI; encoded by the exons ATGTTTGTTGCCGATTCCTCTGCTCGTTGTTTTGCCAAAG ctACGATAAGTTACGTTGGCAGAAACAGCTGCTTGAAATGTACTTGTGAAGGGACACAAGTAGGAAGAAAGATTGTTTTTGAAGATGCAGATGCTCAGTTGCGTACTGATTTAGGTTTTCGTGGAAGAGAGGACCAGAAACATCATAAAGCTTGGAAATCGCCTCTAGAGGATATAGATGAGCTTGATATGATAAAGGATATAATCATTGCCGATGGTTTACATGTGAGAGATTTAGGAGTGTCAAAGAAAATAGCTACAGGAATTTTTAATCATACTTTTGCTCGATTCGGTAAATGGACGGATACGCAAAAGGAAACTGTTTCTTCATTTCTAATGAAAATCCAGCTTCCAGGGGAAATTCAAAGACGTTTTAGACATATAAAATTCAGTGGCTTTTGGAAAGGAACTGAATATagatcatttttgttttacgcTAGTGTTATTATATACAAGGATTTTATGTGGGAAGAAGCGTTTCAGCATTGGTTGCTATATTTTTGTGCACATACAATTTTTGCCACGAAAACTCACAAACACTTTTGGCCTCAAGCTAAAATGATGTTTAAAGAATTCCTCAAAGGTTTCGCAAATATTTACGGTCGTGAACACATAACAAGCAACGTTCATAATCTCATTCATATTTATGACGATTGTGATTGGTTTGGCTCCATGCAGGAGATTTCAACGtatgattttgaaaatcatttaCAATTACTGAAGCATTTAATGCGTTCGGGTAATAGATGTACCGAACAGGTAATTACAAGATCAAGAGAAATCGAAACTttaaagaaagcaacaaataTTGTTCCACCAAAATTTCCTACGCTTATAGGAACTGGGTCTGGTTTACGATTGAGATGCGATTTTTATCCGATGATGGGATTCAGAAACGCATGGTTTCTCACTACAGATAACCATGTAGTAGAATTTTTATCAGCTAAAGAAGTTTCTAATTCTTATTTCACGATAGAAGGATCACAGTTCGAATCAAACGAGGAGTTGTTCAATGTGCGTAAAACGGTTGATAATTTCCCAATACAGTTATCGTCTAGCGATATTTTCAtatacaaaatttaa